In the genome of Dermacentor silvarum isolate Dsil-2018 chromosome 1, BIME_Dsil_1.4, whole genome shotgun sequence, one region contains:
- the LOC119436570 gene encoding hydroxyacyl-coenzyme A dehydrogenase, mitochondrial-like: MLATYLSSRAFSSSSIARTAIKHVVVVGGGSMGAGIAQVASQTGHQVVLVDVSKEVLDKSKVRIEESVKRVAKKKFADDKKAMEEFVQMTLSNIALSTSADEAVKNTDLVVEAIIENIDVKKKLFAALDKAAGPSTIFASNTSSLPIADIASGTSRKDRFGGLHFFNPVPVMKLLEVVRISETSEDTFQKMQAWGKALGKTTVVCKDTPGFIVNRLLVPSLMEAIRMLERGDASAQDIDTALKLGAGHPMGPFELSDYVGLDVTKFIIDGWHKRFPDNPLFKPSPLLDKLVQEGKLGVKSGEGFYKHSKK; encoded by the exons ATGCTTGCGACCTACCTTTCTTCTCGTGCCTTTTCTTCGTCTTCCATCGCGCGGACAGCAATTAAGCATGTTGTTGTCGTCGGAGGCGGGTCCATGGGAGCCGGGATCGCGCAG GTCGCCTCCCAAACGGGCCACCAGGTTGTCCTTGTTGACGTATCGAAGGAAGTCCTCGACAAGTCCAAGGTCCGCATCGAGGAAAGTGTGAAGCGGGTTGCGAAGAAGAAGTTCGCTGATGATAAGAAG GCAATGGAAGAGTTTGTGCAGATGACACTATCTAATATAGCATTGAGCACCTCTGCAGATGAAGCTGTCAAGAACACTGACCTGGTTGTGGAGGCCATAATTGAAAACATTGATGTCAAAAAGAAGCTCTTTGCAGCACTTGACAAGGCAGCAGGCCC GTCTACCATATTTGCAAGCAACACCTCATCCCTGCCCATAGCAGACATTGCTAGTGGCACATCAAGAAAAGATCGTTTCGgtggccttcatttcttcaaTCCTGTGCCAGTGATGAAACTTCTAGAG GTTGTGCGAATCTCTGAGACAAGTGAAGACACATTCCAGAAAATGCAAGCGTGGGGCAAGGCTCTTGGCAAGACAACTGTTGTGTGCAAG GACACTCCGGGATTTATTGTTAATAGGCTACTGGTTCCAAGTCTTATGGAGGCAATACGAATGCTGGAGCGAG GTGATGCCAGTGCCCAGGATATAGACACTGCCTTGAAGCTGGGTGCTGGGCACCCAATGGGTCCTTTCGAATTGAGTGACTACGTTGGTCTTGATGTTACCAAGTTCATTATTGATG GCTGGCACAAGCGATTTCCAGACAACCCTCTCTTCAAGCCATCACCACTCTTGGACAAGTTGGTACAAGAAGGAAAGCTTGGAGTCAAAAGTGGGGAGGGTTTTTACAAGCACAGCAAGAAGTAA